AGGACTTTATGGTCCGTTATCTCTCCTCTCTATTTTGATCTAGGAGTTTTACGGACAAATCTGTGTTAAATAAAAACTTGGCATATTGTTGTATGCCAAGTTTTCTCTTATTGACGTTCTTTTAATACCACCAGGAAGCTCCAACTATAACAAGAAGAATAAATAGTACGACTATTAACGCAAAGCCGCTATGGTAGTGATGTCCCATATCGTCACCTCCCTTAGCACTTATCCACTGGGTATGCTCAAATTAATAAGCCCAAGATGCGCCAATGATCACCAACAAAATAAACAGCACGACTAACAATGCAAAGCCTGAATGATATGAATGTGACATGTACATTCCTCCTTATTTTAACGTTCATTACATCTTATTTCGGTCACGAAATCACGTATAGTCATTTGTCACGATTTTTGAAAGAAAACGGAAAATCTGTGTAATCGTTCAGAAGTCGTACCAAAACTAAGCAGTATGTGCTATATTTATACAGGAAAGAAAAGATAAAAATTGAGTAGGAGTGACCATATTGAAGAAATCTTCATTAGTTATGGCGGTAGCAAGTATTATGGTAATTAGTGCATGCAGTAATGATTCAGAGGCTGGGACAGACAATAGTACCGTTATTGTTGAGACAAGTGCCGGAGAGGTAACAGAAGGAGAACTTGTTGCAGCCCTTAAAAATGATTATGGAAGTCATGCCCTGCAAATGCTCGTAATGGACAAAGCGATTGCTTCTGAAGCTGAGAATTTTGACATTTCAGAAGAAGATATCGATGAGCAAATTGAAGAGTTTATGGATACGGTCGGTGTATCTTCCGAAGAAGAGCTTTATGAAATGTTACAAATGCAAGGCATTAATGATAAAGACATGCTACGAAAAAACATTTTAACACAGCTAGTTCTTGAAAATCGTGTTGGTATGGTTGGCGAACCTACGGATGAAGAGTTACAAGAAGAATACGATAAAGGTGAAACAGTTGAAGCTAGACATATCCTTGTAGAAGATGAAGAAACAGCTCTTGAGCTTATTCAAGAATTAGAAGATGGCGCAGATTTTGCTGAACTGGCTGAGGAAAATTCTCAAGACCCTGGATCGGCTGTAGAAGGTGGTAATTTAGGTTCATTCACTCGCGGAAGTATGACGCCTCCTTTTGAAGAAGTTGCTTTTTCTCTTGAAGAAGGCGAAATGAGCGAACCAGTTAAAACATCATTTGGCTATCACATTATCGAAGTGCTGGACCGTACAGCTTTCGAAGACGATTTTGAAGAAGTCAAAGAACAGCTTCTTGCAACATTTAACCAACGCAAGAATGAGAAAATGAGTGAAGAACAAATGACGCTCATGAAAGAACTTGATATTGAAGTGTTAGATGAACAATTTGAAGATGCGTTTAATCAATACACTGAATAATTGATATCGCCTGTCCTTGATCGGACAGGCTTTTTTGTAACTCCCAAATGTTTCTTAGCCATCCTAGACATATCTCCTCTTTAAAACAGGATTACTTCCCATTCGATCAACTCTAATAGTCTCGTCATATCTCTACTGCGTTTTTAATAAATAATCCATTAGTGCCTATTCACCCGTTACTTTAGCTTGACATACATTAAGTATGGGGATGCCCCCAAAAAATCTACTTCAGAAAGGATGAAGATCATGAGCGGTTACACGCCAGCACCTTATTATTCAGGCTTTACACTCATTGTTGTTTTGTTTATTCTATTAATTATTGTAGGATCAGCTTACGTGTGCTAAGTAGCCTGGTTAGCACCTCTTCACTCCCATCCTTATCAGAGCAGTGTGGCGCTTTTAAGTCGGATAGAATAGTCACTTACATTGGACTCCTGTCTTATTGACGGGAGTCTTTCAAATTTACTATGCTATCATTGAGGTAATGACAAAGCATACATTGTTAATAATAGCTCACCCTTTGTCTGAAACACGCATATCTCACCTTCTTTTATAGCGCAAAAAATTTTTTCAAAAAAGTGCTATATTGTGTTGCCTCATTATTACATTTGTATGTCATTTTTTATAATAGGTTTGCTATCTCTAATGAAGGGTAAAGTCAAACTAAACTTATTATTTTGGAGGTACTGATGATATGAGATATATTTCATTAAAAGATATGACATGCAGTGAATTTAAAGACGAGCTCGTTAAACTAGTCATGACAAAATTAGAGGAACATAAAGAAATTTCTCCATTGATTGCCTTTCCAATTGTTCATGAGCGTGTAGAAGCATTTGTTTTAGCTCATTGGCAAGAAGCTTGGGAACAATGCCATGATCTCACATGGAAAGAATGGCTTAAATCACCATGCTATCAGACGTTCAAAGTGGAAGTATTAAACGATATTTTAAGCAAGAACCATTTAGTTGAACTAGTAGCTCCAGCGGAGGATGCCGCCATGATTGAATACAGTACGTGATAGAAATAAAAAACAGAGCGAAGAAAGAAGGGCTCCTCTCTCCGCTCTGTTTTTTAAATACTATAAATCTATAGGCTTTTCATGGAATGATGGCTTGTAAAAAGAGCGATTCTCCAAAGCAAATACTCGCTCAGAAAATTCTCCAGGTAAGACACGGTCCAAAGCTCGATCCATCATATTCATTTTAGCATCAATATTATCAATCATATGTAGCATTTCAGCTTCTCTGATCATTGGAGGCTTTGGACTCCCCCACTCGCCCTTTGAATGGTGCGAGAGCACGAGGTGTTGCAGCATGAGGACTTCCTCTCCCTCAATACCCAATTCTTTAGCCGCTTCTTCAATTTCTGTCACCATAATCGTAATATGCCCAATCAATTTCCCTTCAGTTGTATACTGAGTTGCCATAGGGCCTGACAATTCTCTGACTTTAGCCATATCATGTAATATAACACCTGCATACAACAGATCTGTATCAAGACTTGGATACAAGCCTGCGATACTTTTGGCTAGCTGTAACATAGAAACAACGTGATAAGCGAGCCCAGAAACAAATTCATGGTGATTTTTAGTCGCTGCTGGCGAAACAGAAAACGCTTGTTGGTGTTTTTTAAATAAATGGCGTGTAATTCGTTGAATTTTGGCATTTTGCATGTCAAATATATACTGCGTCACTTCTTCCAGCATTTCTTCTCGCCCTCTAGGTGCAGTAGGCAAAAAATCTTCAGGTTTCACCTGATCCATCGATGAAGAAGGTCGGATTGCTTTTATCTTTAACTGGCGCATACCTCGAAAATCTTGCACATCTCCTTGCGTATGAATAACGGTTCCACCTTGAAACGTCGTTTCATCTTCTGGAGATATCCCCCAAAGCTTCGCTTCAATTTCACCTGTTTTGTCGGTCAATTGTAATGTTAAGAACGGCTTTCCGTTACTGGCAATGCCTTTTTTCGCTGTTTTTATTAACAAATAAGTCTCTACTTGTTCCCCAACCTGATAATGATTAATGCCTTTTTTCATAACCGTTAGTTACCTCCCCGGCCTTTTCTTCTTTTTTTCCAATTATACCATAGCTAGCAATGTTCTAGCGAAGGTGAGCTTTGCACCTAACGTTTTCCCAAAATGATTTATAAAACACGGTATACGGTAAGTAACATTTTCGATCTTAGCTGATAAACATTTGGAAAGCGTTTCAACCTATAATAAAACCCTCTACTAGTAGACGTTTAAGTTGATACTGTCTTCTAGCAGAGGGTGATAATCGAGCTACTATAATAACCTCTTCACTCAATTAAAGATATTTCAGAGCTTCCCCTGATTATCTACAAGTTTGTTTCGTGGCAAAACCATTGTAAAAATAACCCCTTTATCAGCATTTCTGACTTGAGGATAGCCACCGTGTAGTTCACAAATTCTTTTAACAATCGCGAGACCTAAACCAAATTGGCCTTTATTCCCTTTACGAAAAGGTGTAAACACATGCTCTACTTCCTCCTCAGGAATAGGGTCACCGTTATTTGCCACATCGATAGCCACATGATAATCGCCTAAATCTCTCGCATTCAGTTCTATTGTGCTAACTGCATATCTCAAAGCATTTTCCACTAGATTCTCTAAAAGTACACGCAACTGTTCCTTATCTCCATAAATCATCACTTGGTCACCGTTAACTACTATATCCACATCTTCACGTGCGAGTCGAAATCTTTCACCCACATGATAACCGATTGACCCGAATGGAAACTCTCGCATTTCCATCGGCGCTTCTTTCAGAGATTCCAACTTCGTATAATACAGCATATCTTTCACGCGCTTTTCCATCCGGTTAGACTCTTCCAAAATAACATCCATTGTATTCTCAATATTCTCTTTTGGTAAGATCCCATCCTTAACAGATTGAGCATAACTTTTTACAACCATTATAGGTGTTTTTAATTCATGGGATGCATGCTGAATAAATGTTTTCTGTGCGGAATCATATTTAATTAAGTTTTGGCGCATTTTCTCAAATTGGTTTGACAGTTTTTCGAAGTCATCATCCCCTTCCCAATGGAAAGGTTCTTTCCAATTTCTTTCCGCTATTTGTTCAAAATGGTTCCCAAGGCTTGTAAGAGGTGATTTTAAGTAATGTTTCAACCAAAAGGCAGGTACTAGACTCATTAGGCTGGCAAACAGCATAATATAGCTCAATCGGCCCCACAGTCGATTCACCATTTGATCCCGATAAGTATCCCACATATATGAAATATGGTACATTTCACCACCAGTGGTATACACTTTATAAACGACATAAAATAGTGCCGCATCGTTATATGTGAGTTCATAACGACCTCTTCGTGTCATTTGACTTTGCGCTCTGTCTCCCATCTCTTGAAGAACTTCACTTGGCACAGGATCTCCTTCAATCGTGCCAAATTGATTCATTAAAAAAAAGTGGAATACTGATCGTTCCGCATCCCGTCTTTCGATAAAATCTAATTCAGTCTGAGGAGGCGCAAAATACTCTCCTTCTGGATTAGCGAA
The DNA window shown above is from Salipaludibacillus agaradhaerens and carries:
- a CDS encoding YjcZ family sporulation protein → MGHHYHSGFALIVVLFILLVIVGASWWY
- a CDS encoding YjcZ family sporulation protein, with translation MSHSYHSGFALLVVLFILLVIIGASWAY
- a CDS encoding foldase protein PrsA, coding for MKKSSLVMAVASIMVISACSNDSEAGTDNSTVIVETSAGEVTEGELVAALKNDYGSHALQMLVMDKAIASEAENFDISEEDIDEQIEEFMDTVGVSSEEELYEMLQMQGINDKDMLRKNILTQLVLENRVGMVGEPTDEELQEEYDKGETVEARHILVEDEETALELIQELEDGADFAELAEENSQDPGSAVEGGNLGSFTRGSMTPPFEEVAFSLEEGEMSEPVKTSFGYHIIEVLDRTAFEDDFEEVKEQLLATFNQRKNEKMSEEQMTLMKELDIEVLDEQFEDAFNQYTE
- a CDS encoding YjcZ family sporulation protein; its protein translation is MSGYTPAPYYSGFTLIVVLFILLIIVGSAYVC
- the yhaM gene encoding 3'-5' exoribonuclease YhaM; its protein translation is MKKGINHYQVGEQVETYLLIKTAKKGIASNGKPFLTLQLTDKTGEIEAKLWGISPEDETTFQGGTVIHTQGDVQDFRGMRQLKIKAIRPSSSMDQVKPEDFLPTAPRGREEMLEEVTQYIFDMQNAKIQRITRHLFKKHQQAFSVSPAATKNHHEFVSGLAYHVVSMLQLAKSIAGLYPSLDTDLLYAGVILHDMAKVRELSGPMATQYTTEGKLIGHITIMVTEIEEAAKELGIEGEEVLMLQHLVLSHHSKGEWGSPKPPMIREAEMLHMIDNIDAKMNMMDRALDRVLPGEFSERVFALENRSFYKPSFHEKPIDL
- a CDS encoding sensor histidine kinase; this encodes MIRLNLTQRIWFSFISILLMVALLIGVIYPISLKSTLTEETYRIIEQEQNRFANPEGEYFAPPQTELDFIERRDAERSVFHFFLMNQFGTIEGDPVPSEVLQEMGDRAQSQMTRRGRYELTYNDAALFYVVYKVYTTGGEMYHISYMWDTYRDQMVNRLWGRLSYIMLFASLMSLVPAFWLKHYLKSPLTSLGNHFEQIAERNWKEPFHWEGDDDFEKLSNQFEKMRQNLIKYDSAQKTFIQHASHELKTPIMVVKSYAQSVKDGILPKENIENTMDVILEESNRMEKRVKDMLYYTKLESLKEAPMEMREFPFGSIGYHVGERFRLAREDVDIVVNGDQVMIYGDKEQLRVLLENLVENALRYAVSTIELNARDLGDYHVAIDVANNGDPIPEEEVEHVFTPFRKGNKGQFGLGLAIVKRICELHGGYPQVRNADKGVIFTMVLPRNKLVDNQGKL